Genomic window (Capsicum annuum cultivar UCD-10X-F1 chromosome 10, UCD10Xv1.1, whole genome shotgun sequence):
TTAGTACTATGCTTGTCCATACTCGATAGAACTTCAGAAACTTATCCATTACACATATTTCATACTCTGGAGGTTGAGGGATTAAAGCCACAGAAAGAAGcattatttttcaaattgaaGATAAAAAAGCAACACTGCTCCTGGACTTCAAGCAAAAAAACACACGCTTCTCCGAAATAAAGTTCAAAATTTAGCAAAATTATATTtaacataaatacataaaactaACCCTGATCAAGGCAAACATGAATTAAAGAGCCTAATCCTATGCTATGGTAAGGAGAAGGCTAATTTTTACTCTTGCTTCCACTACTTCTATCAGATTCTAGGCCATTTTACGAATCAAACTCCAGCAatctattccatcatatttcCAAATTCAACAAGCATTCAGAGTCTTGTTTTATCAGCAGTCTTAGAACCAGAAGACAGATCCTTTtgtgcttttctttttttctttttcatctttaataTGTTCCCTCCACAACCATtcacaaaattcacattttgCTCAGCCAGTTTCATGGCTTAAACCTTTCTCATAGTTATTCATTGTACAGCTAATAAGCTGGCTAGTTTTTTAACAATTCAGTTCAAAGACGGAAAGCTGACAGAAAgcaaataaaaagtttaaaagaaATTTGTTGGTCTTGGTGGAAATCCATCATGAATTTTACCATGcagttgaaaaggaaaaaaaaaacagattaaTTGTCTCCAGGAAGATCGACATCGCAATCTAAGATATTATGCTTACTTTCCCGAATCTGCGATCTATTAGCCAAGGGGATTGATTCAGTTGGAAACAGCTGCATTGTCTCAATCTGTCTCTCAAGCAAATCATTGAATCTCTCTATCTGATTCTTCACCATCAACCTTAAATGATATGCCCTGAAAAATTCCGGGTTTTCTTCTTCAAGCTTCTGCCACACTGGAAACATATCTGGTGTCAGACTCATTTCTTCTGCCAGATACACGTGGACCATATAGATCACACATGTTGCTTACAGATCATGAGAAATGGGAGATTGACCCAAATGTATCAAGAAAAATGAAGTTACAGATATCTCATTTTTATTAAACTTCAGCCTTAGAAGTTAGTTCCATTAGTTGCTCATTCTGCAATGAAAAAGaactagcctttttttttttttttgataacccaGTGAAATGGAACTAGCTGAACAGAGTGTTCGTCATTGAAAGGGAATAAATGATCTTATTAACAATTCTGCCCTCTTCATTAGATCAATTCTGATAACAGGACGacttttgtagtttttttttttccctgGTCACACATAATGTACGTTTTTCCTTCCTTCCAAGTCATTGAGTACCAAGATTTCATACCTACGATGATATGGTGGTCTGCTAGCTTCCCATCAACAAAAGATAGGATTAAAATGTGAAGTTAAAGGACTAACCAAGCTCGGTGAAACCAGCTTCAATTTTTGCTTGATGCAAGAGAGTTCTGACAACTTCCCCTTGGTTCATGTAAAGTTGTAGACATCTTTCTATCAGATTTTGTACCTGACATCAAAGAAGCTCATATCGGAAGAGAGAATTGCATGCAGAATGTGAGCAATTATACAGCAAAGAAGAATTTGATAATTGTGTAAGACCACTCTTTACATGTAAGAACGAACTTAAAGATGTAAACTTTTTGTTGAACCAAATAGTTAAAGGCGTCCTAAATTTCTAACTATAACAAGACAAACCCTATCGCAGAAGAACAGATAAAAAGCAACCATATTTGCAAGTCATTATCAGTGAACCTGCAAGCATAGAATTAGAAAACTATAACAGAGTTGCAAGTATGAACTGCATCAACACCTAAAACAGAGAACTTTAAAGCTAGACCTCAGAATCACATTTCCAATAAGAACTAGACAAAAAGTTATGAACAATTGGCTAGGTCCATCAAGACATTGCAATACTGTTCTCTATAATAGATTGGAAATTGGGAAAACGTTAACAAGGCTTTACAAAATGAAATCCTTGGTGTTGCTTACATCATTAACTACATTGCTTATGCACCCAAGGATGtgacctagtggttcaatgaagttaggatgagcaccatgaggtctcagatTCAATTCCCAACAGAGACAAACAATAAGTGATTTTTTCCTATCTGTTCTAGCTTTGGTGGATAAAGTTACCAGGTAactgttgttggtgggaggtagTAGGTATCctatggaattagtcgaggtgcgcgcaagctggcccggacagcacggttatcaaaaaagaaaataactacaTTGCTTATCGACAACCAAACGACAAGTTGTGGGCGTCTATAAAATCCTTACTAACTATGTTTCTCCATTTAAATGATTCATAAAAGCCATGCATAAAACTACGAATTCAAACTCAATGCTTACCAGTTGTATATCTTGACGTGAGATCTTTTTAACCTCCCCCTCAGACATTTTCAATCTTCCAATACTGATATAAACTCAGCAAAAATCCAAATACAATTCGCGTTAACAAGACTTGACAAAGGAATGCAATCCACCTCTTGTCAACAAATATACAAAAAACCCAATATCACCTGATAATTAAAGTAAATTCAGTATTAAATACCTAAATCGCCAAAAATcccttagaaaaattatttttatcagcTACATTAACACGTCCAGAAACTaacaaaaatcaattattttacaattttttgaataataattcaaaaataatctcACTAAATTTGAACAAAAACGATTCTAGTAACATTAATTGCAATATAATTGCCATATTCACAATAGACAAACAATTTCAAACAGCTAAAATTTTAAGTAGAAAAACTACTTGTAAATAACatcaatttcaatataatattaagaaaacagctctacgaacaatcataatctttcaattaactaaaatcaaaatactttaccttaaaaatttagctaaaataaaaaaacttcacCTTACAAATTTAGCTAAAGTCAAAAAATTtaacttgaataaaaaaatttcaccttaatcaaactaaataaaaaaaattcgcTAATTACGCAGAAAAAAAAACTATAGAAACCTATTTTTACCTTAAAAAAAGAGGTAATTTTACCTGCAATATGATCAGTTTTGCCGGAAACAACCGCGTGCGGTGGTCGGCGGCAGAGCGAAATTGGGAAAGTCGCCGGCGCCGGAGCTCCGATTTAGTTGTTCGTAGTTGTCTTCTCCCTCCCGCTTTTTCTAAAAGTTGGGTTTTGAAGAGATCATAGAAAGACCAGAATCTTCTATTACTGTTGTATTTTAACCCCTATTATTGTTAAAGATGCTCTTTTATATACCCACTTGTTTTATACTTTTCATATTAGGTGTTCCGGACTCCAGAGGGCTTCTAGGACTGGGGAAGACGGGTAGATTATAGAGTTAGAGTAGGATCAAATCGAAGGTTCATTAGGATTGGACATGGATGAGCCTCGACTGGGTTagtgttgagaaaaaaaaaagtcatattaGGTGTCTCGAACTCCAGAGATGGGGGCTTTGAGGGACTAGAGAAGACGAGTGCATTATAGTGATAGAGTAGGGTCAAATCGAAGATTCATTGGGATTGGGCATGAACGAGCCTCGATACTGGGCTAGTTTTGAGAAAACAAAAGTCATATTAGGTGCCTCAGACTCCAGAAGGCTTTTAGGGACTGGGGAAGACGAGTGGATTATAGAGGTAAAGTAGGGTCAAATCAAAGTTTCATCGGGATTGGGATGGACGAGCCTCAATATTGGACTAgtattgagaaaaaaatgaagtcATGCTAGGTGTCTCGGACTCCCGAGAGCTTTTAAAGACTGGAAGACGGGTGGATTATAAAGGTAAAGTAAGGTCATATTGAAGGTCTATCAGGATTGGACATGGACGAGTCTCGACTAGGATAGTattgaggaaaaaagaaatattaggtGTCCCGGACTCCGGAGGGCTTTTAGAGACTAGGGAACAGGTGGATCATAGAGGTAGAGTAGGGCCAAATCAAAAGCCTATCAGGATTGGGCATGGATGAGCCTCGATATTGGGTTAGTATTGAGTAAAAAAGAAGCCATATTGGGTGCCCGGGCTTTTAAAAACTGGGAAAGACAGGTGAATTATAGAAGTAAAGTAGGGGCAAATCGAAGGTCTATCGGGATTGGGCATGGATGAGCCTCGGTACTGGGCTAGTACCGAGGAAAAAGGAAGTCATATTAGGTGCTCCAGGCTTCGGAGGGCTTTTAGGGATTGAAAAAGATAGGTGGATTATGGAGCTAGAGTAGGACCAAATCGAAGGCCCATTGGGATTGGGCATGGACGAGCCTCGACTAGGCTACTATTAGGGAAAAAAGAAGTCATATTATGTGCCCCGAACTCTGAAGGGCTTTTGGAGACTGGGGAAGATGGGTGGATTATAGAGCTAGAGTAGAGTCAAATTAAGGCCCATCAGGATTGTGCATGGACGAGCCTCGATACTGGGCTAGtattgaggaaaaaagaagtcaTATTAGGTGCCTAGGACTTCGAAGGGCTTTTTGGGACTGggaattagggatggattagAGAGGTAGAGTAGGGTCAAATCGAAGGCCTATAGGAATAATTGGGCATGGACGAGCCTCGACTGGGCTAGTATTGAGAAAAATAGAAGTCATATTAGGTGCTCCAGACTTCAGAGGACTTTTTGGTACCAGGGAAGACGAGTGGATTATAAAGGTAGAGTAGGGTCAAATCGAAGGCCCATCAGGATTGGGCATGGACTAGCGCCGATACTAGGCTAGTATTCAGGAAAAAAGAAGAACGTTCCTCGTCACATTATTAATCGATAGCTTGTTAAGTTTTTTTAATTACTCAATTGACCCCGATATTTCAAAATATACACATGTTAGGTTCTGAAGGTTATCGATATTGATTTCTAGACATGTGAATATTGCAATTaatgtctatcggaaacaaccgctacctctacttctttagaggtagtggtatggactgcgtacactctaccctccccagacctcactatatgggaatatactgtgtttgttgttgttgaatattgcaattaatattattagaaccgttttatatttttcatatttggtacCAACTTGTTAtgttttttgtttaataattCGACCCATAATATAAGCAGTTCCTTCCCCTTTTTCAAATagtaattttcaattattaagaTTCTACCCAACTTATTTGAATCAAAGCCTTATAATAATTGAGATAAAAGCTTAATCTTTTGTCAAATTATTACTCTTTTCATTTgaatttatgataatgatggttCTTTCAATTTTGAGACGATTCAAAATATTTAACGCATTTTATttgtaataatataattttatataacaaATATCACGAATTATAACGAGTGTTAGTATGTAGTATTTTGTTCAAACTAACCTTATACTTcctcagaaacagcctctctatttctttggaggtagtggtatggattgcgaacactttaccctccctagaccccactatgtgggaatatactgggtttgttgttgttgtaacctTATACTCCCTCCGCTCGATCCATTTAAGTGTCTTTTTAAAGTTTTACGCGATCATTTTAGATGAATCAAAGTTATATAGACCGACTCAATTAATGGTGCTAAAAAGAAGGGTgaattcaaccaaaaaaaaaaagagctagCTTTATGCGATGTTGGGTTCGAGATTAaaaatgtgaatggaaaatggatgaaaaaattgagataacactcaaaatGGAAATTGTACTAAAAATGGAAAAGTCTAGTAAATCTcgcacattggtgggagaatgaaacttgcaagtgtttatattaagaaacacttacgCCACACAGTAAGTGAGAGTCGTGCGTCATCATTGCTCGCTTGCTTGGCTTCGATCAATGAGATCAAccttttagacaaaatttatttacaTAGTCCGAAAATCCAACAGTTTTGCTTCTCCATTAACGCGTGCATGCTTCTGCATGCAAAAACGCTGAACGTTGCTTCGAAGAGACACAACTCTTCAGGTAAAAAGGCACGCTGTTTCGGGAAAAGGAATGTCTGTTCGGATGGTTGTAACTGTTCATAAACAGAcccaatgtttcgaatgaacagacatgacgtTTCCAAAGAATACACCTTTCcgaatgaaccattgcctcctttcgAAAGaggcacttaatggctatataaacctgcattttttccacaggtttatattgaatttttctgcacttgaaaaATACTTCTTGTCTTATaaaatactccgtgtgatcatTCACCGTCGAGTGAGTTCAAAGAGAATCCGATCGTTTGAATTACCACTACTGTAAAATGGATTAATatcttgcctttttttttcaactttaaagtCATATAACATCACCAAGCATTTACTAATGACTTTTATTGATCATGATATTGCTATAAAGTTCTTTTATTTTGtcaaaatgataaaagaaaaataggagagTGTGAACACATTATTTACTTTAATAGTTGAAAGGAAAAAGAAGTTAATATAAAAGTCAGACATTATAGACTTTGGGTTGAAGTAGACAATATTACACTTATGTTAAGAGTTAATGATTCAGCGAGACGAGTATGGAGGTTGCGGAGTGATGGTGTGGGGCCCGATTGAATCCATTTGCCCGTTTACCGACCGACTTTACTACTTTTAGTTAGTTTGTGGGGAGTTTGTTGGGTGATTAAACAAAGTCTCACATTAATAGCTGAAATAAAAAAGAACTTACATAGACAATATAATGATACTCTTAATAGTATAacgttttttgaaaaataattatatctgtTTAGCTCAAAAAACGGACTATATCACACCATATTAATGTGGGGTTTGAGTATACAGTAATACTCATTAAAGATTTTAATTTGATACCAAATTTCTAATTTAATATCTAAAGAAAACAGATTGAACCTTTCTTTTGTAAGGTTGAATTGGACAGTAAAGTCAAAAAGTTAACAGAACATACACTATCCTAAAGCAAAGACATTCAACTCACCAATTGGCTGTCGAAAAATTTACTCAAAATCTTTCATTGAAAAGAAGATTCAGAATAAAAAAGGCATCCAAATTAAAAGTCAAATTTAGCTTTCATCAAAATTATAATGAATTCTTGAAAACTAAGGAACTCTATAGCTTCATTTTTGTCTTTACCTAGTTGTTTGATCTAGTGGCCACGACGCCTAATGTGTGAGTTAAATGCTCGTCACTGATTAAGACCTTGCCGTAGATAAAAACCTAAAATCTAAGTGGAGAATAGTAAAGGAACGGGGACCATAGTGGCTGATTTAAGTGGAGAATAGTAAAGGAACGGACCATAGTGGCCGATAAGAGCACAACGCCTGATGTATGAGAAAGCATAAAAAGAAGATCACTTCTAGGTTAAATGCTTGTCTATTTATTAAGAAGTAAATTTCATCACATTTCTATCTACATTGACAATATTGTTCCCCTCTTACATTAGCAAAACAAAACTGAATGTTACAGTCCAAGCTTATGGCACGTATTATCTGCTTTGGTCCAATATATCATCTTGCCTAAGAACGCGCACACCATGTAAAGGTGTCATATACATCCCTTCTTCTTCGGAAGCTTGTCAACCTAGAACTTTATCGGTCCTTCTCTTTGACCGCTCTCCGTCATGAAGGTCACATCATCTTATAAAGATGGATGATTTtctatccccccccccccccacacacacacacacccctcTTCTACATATTCTTCATTAGGATTCATCTGAAGTAATTTCCAAAAAAGTTTTAACGCATTTGCAACAGACTTTAGACTGCTGTGAGGCTACTGAATCTTGGTCTTGTTCTATCTGGTGATAGATTTTCTTCTATGGACtttctcttgttgttgttgttgttactattggTTTGtgattgttgttcttgttgttgttctaatGTGTTGTCTGATTCTGACCCTTCTGGTGGAACAACATGTGCAATGTCTATTGATTCTTGTTTTTCTTGTGTGACAATTATCTcaggttgttgttgttgtttgttgtttttacATTTGGTTTTCATCATATGGGGTTTGAGTTTGTTAACATCTGATAATCTCACTGGCTTCAAGAAAAATTCTTCTGCTCCGTCTTCTAAACATCTGTAAAAATCAATATACAATTGAATTAGTTCACCTCGGAGCAACGGTAAAGTTCTCTTCGAGTGAGCTATAAGCCATGTATTATAGCCGTGGAAACAGCTATTAATGCTTACATTACTGTAGGTTGTCTACATCACACCCCTTGAGTGCAGCCTATAGGTCACGACAACTGTAAAGTTGTCTTACTGTGACTTATAGGTCGAGGGTTCAAGCCGTGAAAGCAGtcactaatgcttgcattacgaTTTACGATAGACTGTTCTTACCTAGTGATTCTTGAAGGAACATTTTCTGATGACATTATGACTACAGGTATATTTCTCAGAGATGAAGATTCCTGtttcaaaagaaaggaaaaaaaaaaattaaagtaaatagaATGCAAGATGGAAGAACTAAATGATCGAAAAACTTATGACTTATGTTGTTCAGACTCTTCAAAAAAAGTCGATTTGGTATATGTAGTGCATTTTTGAATCAGACACGAATGCGATACagtaatatttttgaagagtcacAACAATATATAGGTGAAAATGACAAGGCACATGCCCCTTTCAATATCATACAGGTATGCAATATTTTCTAATTAGATTCTCAAAATGATCTCAAAAATTGATAGGTAAGAAAAGGACCCCAAGTCCAAGTGGGAAAACccctttaagaaaaaaagaaaaaaaattaaatctttaataTGACACAAGCAACTTGACAGGCAAAATTTTGTTATCAAAGTATTTTCCAAGAAAGGAAAATGACAGAGAATTTGGAAAATATGTTCGGATCTtctaaaaataatgtattttttaaaaatctaatacaAGTGCAACAATATTTttgaatgtattttttaaaaacctAATACGAGTATAGCAACATTTttaaagagtccgagcaacttaaaAAAGAAATACATACCTTAATTTTCTTTAGCAAATCATAGCCTGTCATCCCTGGCATACAATAATCTGTGATGATTAAATTAACTTCCACTTCCTGCAATTACACAGTAAACAAGATATAACTTTTTTCTGTTAAAATTTTCTAGGAAAATCAGTTAGAAAGTCAGAACAATatagaaaaagggaaaaataattaaattagcaCTCGCCTTACTTTATTTTTCAGTCCGtttaacaaaaatatagtatatcttttcctttttgacaattatttaattttaacgtTCCATATAATATATTTAACATAGCCAGATTAAAAAACATTCTGATACATAcaacatatttttagtttaatatcACGAGATTCAAAAGTATTTTATactttcttaatttttgtgttaAGTCAAAAACGAAACAAACCGATTTACCTGTTGATTGCTAGGAGAAACACAAGGCTGATTTGGGTGATTTTGGTCATCATGTTCTTCTTGTAAACCAAGAAATTCCAAAGCTTTACTTCCAGAATCCACAGTAGTAACtgtaattaacaaaatacaaaatgcccacaaaaaaaaaaaacaatcaataccaatatgaaataatagtattagtaaactatacccattaaaagaaaaatctttttcttGTTCCAACACTTTGTTATCCAATACCTATATTGGATCCCGATTAATTCAGATTTAAGCGGTCTAAGACACTTTTTTTCCATTGAGGGTAGGAGAAGAGGGGCGGGATTACAAGGTGAGTGAATCGATCACTCACCAACAAGGCGAAAGTATAGCCAATCAACCGAGCTACTAAGATTCCCCTATCTTAGACGCATTGAAAGGGTGTTCATATCAAGATTCTGTATCAACCGAACTACTAAAATTTCCCGCCTAAGACTCACCGAAAGGGTGCCCATATCAAGATTCTTTATCAACCGAGCTACTAAGATTTCTTGTCTAAGACACATCGAAAGGGCGCCCAATCAAGATTCTTTATCAAATGAACTACTAAGATTTCCCGTCTAAGACACATCGAAAGGGTGCCCATAACAAGGTTGTTATCAACCGAGCTATTAAGATTTTCCGTCCAAGACACAATTGAATGGGTGCCCATATCAAGGTTCTTATCAACTGAGCTATTAAGATTTTCCGTCCAAGACACAATTGAAAGGGTGCCCATATCAAGATTCTTTATCAACTGAACCACTAAGATTTCCCGTCTAAGACACATCGAAAGGGTGCCCATATCAAGGTTCTTACCAACTGAGCTACTAAGATTTCCCGCCTAAGACACATCAAAAGGGTGCCCTATCAAGATATTTATCAACTGAGCTACTAAGATTTTCCGTCTAAGATATGCCATACATATCAAGATTCTTTTTTATACGCAAAGCTCAAACTCGAAACCTCTAACTAAATATATAGTATCTTATCCATCTCACCACAATTCTTGACGATAAAAACACAAAACAATAACTTACCTTGACATGAAGAAATTCTAAAAAGCctttcaataagctttctatctaTTAAACTATCATCAACAGCTAAAACATGAAACTGTAAATCAGCAGCTGCCATTCCCATATTCtcaaaacttcaacaaaatgttttaagttttttttttttttttgtgtgtgtgtttgttcTTGTTGAGTTTTTGGAAGAAATAGTAATAAAACTCAACAAAATGAACAACCAATAAAGCAAAATCTGACCAAATGTAATAGGAAAGGCCAATGAAAATATAGAAAGTggaatatatttaaaaaaaaaagatttggatTGCCAAAAAGATTACAAATCTAGAACATGGGGTTGGGTTGCTTTTATTATATTgtttgataatgatgatgattcttAGAGGTTGGGTGGGGTTTTTGCATGTATATAacaccaaaataaagaaaaattattgagATATACTATGTATATActctttatttatattatgttttttggaACCCCGTATAACCCGCAGCCATTACGATGGCTTTGTCCTTCGGATGAACACTTTGTGCTTACTGGGTAAACCTGTGTAATAGCGTGCAAACCACCCATAGAATGTAAACCGCAAACCACTCAGAGAATGTAAACCGCACTAGACAAACCCTGTACTACAAGCTCGACTCAGAAGACATTGAGGGGAGTCGAGCCCCGTGCGACCATTTTTAGTTATATCACACTAGCATATTTCAAGAATTCATATATTAAACTTTTCACTACTTGCCCTTCTTTCATTTTGCATGTTATTCGTGGCGTCTTAAATTATTTATCGCAATTCTTTTTTTTACAtgattcttaaaaaatattacttcttatatctatttttatttatttattattgactTGGCGCATACattaataaacaataaaaaaatagagataattttattatatcaccatTTGATTATGAAAAGTTTAATTCCTTGAATGCATCATATTGGATAGTAGTATTTAATAACAACGATGAATGAacacaaaataacaaattatctattgattttcaaactaaataatagtattatacatctatttttagtatactGACCCAGTAAACTGGACCATTTGAGTAATTTGAAgaagttttcattattttatccttattatattTTACTTCCTTCGTCCATCTTTGCCTATACcccaaatttatataaaaaaattcgtTATGATACATGTACATACAAATTTCGAACATAATAACTAAGACGAGttataaattcaattttaaaaaattattaaaatttataatcataaatttcaaatttgtcTTCCCTCTTGCTTAAGTCAAACTAGCATCTTAAACTAcatgataaataaaatacatCCCTATAAAATGAACCAACAACCTACTCATCATCGGTGTATTTTCATATAATGAGATTCGGGGAGGGTAAAATTTAAGCACTTGGGGCGGAGGCATCTTTCATCCAGGGGATCGAACCTtctttaatttgataaaaaattacactatttatacacggttaaaaatattttttatgtatatataataaatgttgAACCAACTTCAGCTAGTTCGTATGTTTACTTCTAAACCCTCTCAATGAAAATTCAGGCTCCATCACTAcatgcaatccataccactatctctaaagaagtagagaggttgttttcgatagacccccaactcGAGACAAAATAATCAATAGGACCCGACTCGAGACAAAATAAAccatatatattaaaagtaaatCAAAATACTTTTATGAATTTGCAAAGGAAAATGCAAGTGGGAGTTGGGTGTTTTTTGTGGGGGTGGGGTAGATGGGACCCACAAAAATCCACCAAGAGATAGAGGTGAGGTAAGCAGTGGTGGCCTTTTTCATGGTGTGAAATTTAATTATGTGTGCTTACCATATCTTTGAGACATGCCAATTTCTTTTCGAGATTTGTTTCCCCATGTGTGCTCCTTCATTTCTACATGTCCCATTCTTATTCATGCATCTTACCCTTTGGAGAGAAGCGAATTCAGAATTTTAATTCtaataaaaaattttgtttagttaattttaacataaatatatatataattttgagaCTTACACGATAGAAATATGTGAAAGTTTATCGAAAATTATCTCTCTACTTTTACAAGGTAAATGTAAGGTATGTGTAGTTGTGTACACTATATTCCTCGTTTATGGGATTAAATTTGGCTGTTATTCAGTGATGCGGTAGAATTTTCATTAAGggggttcaaaaataaaatatgaactaGTTGAAGGggattcaacatctattatatatacatataaaatatttttaaccttGTAAGAATAGTATAAACtagtagtataatttttcgtcaaagggggttcggatgaacccctgacTAAAAGGTGGCTTCGCCCCTGCTGTCGTCGTTATTGGCACGatcaaaatctgaaataaattTCAAATGTGGATTACtcttaaaatcaataacaacaactAATTTAATACATTTTCATAAATAGGACATGAAGAGAATGAATTTACGCAGATTTCATCTCATCGTTATGAACAGAAGGATTATTTAATTTTCGA
Coding sequences:
- the LOC107843874 gene encoding two-component response regulator ORR9; the protein is MGMAAADLQFHVLAVDDSLIDRKLIERLFRISSCQVTTVDSGSKALEFLGLQEEHDDQNHPNQPCVSPSNQQEVEVNLIITDYCMPGMTGYDLLKKIKESSSLRNIPVVIMSSENVPSRITRCLEDGAEEFFLKPVRLSDVNKLKPHMMKTKCKNNKQQQQPEIIVTQEKQESIDIAHVVPPEGSESDNTLEQQQEQQSQTNSNNNNNKRKSIEENLSPDRTRPRFSSLTAV